From Rhodanobacteraceae bacterium, the proteins below share one genomic window:
- a CDS encoding LSU ribosomal protein L36p: MKVLSSLKSAKQRHRDCKVVRRRGKVFVICKSNPRFKARQR, from the coding sequence GTGAAGGTGCTTTCTTCCCTGAAGTCCGCCAAGCAGCGGCACCGCGACTGCAAGGTCGTGCGCCGGCGCGGCAAGGTGTTCGTGATTTGCAAGAGCAACCCGCGATTCAAAGCTCGTCAAAGGTAA